The proteins below are encoded in one region of Helianthus annuus cultivar XRQ/B chromosome 2, HanXRQr2.0-SUNRISE, whole genome shotgun sequence:
- the LOC110917172 gene encoding probable ATP synthase 24 kDa subunit, mitochondrial — MARLLSRSARQLYGSQSLLQSQQHAGPIRFYAKEAAPAALKGDEMLKGIFLDVKKKFETAIGVLRKEKITIAPEDPAAVEQYAKVMKTVREKADLFSESQRIQFTIKQRTDGIQDARSYLLALKDIRLKRGLTDELGAEGMMMDALEKVEKEIKKPLMRNDKKGMALLTEEFNKINQKLGIRKEDLPKYEEELEKKIAKAQLEELKKDALEAMETQKKREEFNDEEMPDVKSLDIRNML; from the exons ATGGCTCGACTTCTATCGAGATCCGCTCGTCAG TTATATGGCAGTCAATCTCTTTTGCAATCACAGCAGCATGCAGGCCCAATTCGTTTCTATGCCAAAGAAGCTGCTCCTGCAGCTCTTAAGGGTGATG AAATGTTGAAAGGTATTTTCCTTGATGTGAAGAAGAAATTTGAGACTGCAATCGGGGTTCTTCGCAAAGAGAAAATTACCATTGCTCCTGAAGATCCTGCAGCAGTTGAACAGTATGCTAAAGTCATGAAGACTGTAAGGGAAAA GGCAGATCTGTTCTCAGAATCTCAGAGAATCCAATTCACCATCAAGCAACGAACTGATGGAATCCAGGATGCTCGATCTTATCTGCTGGCTTTGAAGGATATCCGTCTCAA GAGAGGGCTTACGGATGAATTAGGTGCTGAGGGTATGATGATGGATGCACTTGAGAAAGTTGAGAAGGAGATTAAGAAGCCGCTTATGAGGAATGACAAGAAGGGGATGGCTCTCCTCACTGAAGAATTCAACAAGATTAACCAAAA ACTTGGCATAAGAAAGGAAGACTTGCCTAAATATGAAGAAGAATTGGAGAAGAAGATCGCCAAAGCACAACTGGAAGAGCTGAAGAAGGATGCCCTTGAGGCAATGGAAACACAAAAGAAAAG GGAGGAATTCAACGACGAGGAAATGCCAGACGTGAAGTCTCTGGATATTAGAAACATGCTATGA